In Cuculus canorus isolate bCucCan1 chromosome 9, bCucCan1.pri, whole genome shotgun sequence, the following are encoded in one genomic region:
- the KCNJ13 gene encoding inward rectifier potassium channel 13 translates to MRTDTIESNNTKSSAPLLTQRYLRMVTKDGHSTFQMDGAQGKGLAYLRDAWGILMDMRWRWMMLVFSASFVIHWLVFAVLWYLLAEMNGDLELDHDAPPDNHTICVKYITSFTAAFSFSLETQLTIGYGTMFPSGDCPSAIALLAIQMVLGLMLEAFITGAFVAKIARPKNRAFSIRFTHSAIVTHIEGKPYLMFQVANTRSSPLTSVQVSAILYQEQENGQLHQTSVDFHLDSVTSDECPFFTFPLTYYHSITPPSPLAAFLQREAAHHFELVVFLSAVQEGTGEMCQRRTSYLPSEIMLYHRFASVLARNAKGEYQIKMENFDKTIPELPAAADSKSPKRTAKEIRINGQHTDSFQLSETGLME, encoded by the exons aTGAGAACAGATACCATAGAGAGCAATAACACCAAATCCAGTGCTCCCCTCCTGACCCAAAGATATCTGAGAATGGTCACTAAGGATGGACACAGCACATTCCAGATGGATGGGGCCCAAGGAAAAGGTCTGGCGTACCTCCGAGATGCATGGGGAATACTAATGGACATGCGCTGGAGATGGATGATGCttgtcttctctgcttcttttgtcATTCACTGGCTAGTCTTTGCAGTGCTGTGGTATTTGCTGGCCGAGATGAATGGGGACCTGGAGCTGGACCACGATGCTCCACCTGACAACCACACTATATGTGTCAAGTACATCACCAgtttcacagctgctttctccttctcactTGAGACACAACTCACAATCGGTTACGGCACTATGTTCCCAAGCGGGGACTGTCCCAGTGCTATTGCCCTGCTCGCAATACAGATGGTGCTGGGGCTCATGCTGGAAGCCTTCATCACAG GTGCTTTTGTGGCAAAGATTGCCCGGCCAAAGAACCGAGCATTCTCCATCCGCTTCACCCACTCTGCCATAGTGACACACATCGAGGGGAAGCCATACCTTATGTTCCAGGTGGCCAACACACGCTCCAGCCCACTGACCAGCGTCCAGGTTTCTGCTATACTTTACCAAGAACAGGAGAATGGGCAGCTGCACCAAACCAGTGTTGACTTCCATCTGGATAGTGTTACTTCGGACGAGTGTCCTTTTTTCACCTTTCCACTGACCTACTACCATTCCATCACTCCACCCAGCCCTCTGGCTGCTTTCCTCCAAAGAGAAGCTGCTCACCATTTTGAGCTGGTTGTTTTTCTGTCAGCTGTGCAGGAGGGCACAGGAGAAATGTGTCAACGGAGAACATCCTACCTCCCCTCAGAGATCATGCTGTACCACCGCTTCGCTTCCGTGCTGGCCCGCAATGCCAAAGGTGAATATCAGATCAAGATGGAGAATTTTGACAAGACTATTCCTGAGCTCCCAGCTGCGGCTGACTCAAAGAGTCCGAAAAGGACTGCCAAGGAGATCCGCATCAACGGGCAGCACACCGACAGCTTCCAGCTCTCCGAGACTGGCCTCATGGAATAG